The segment TCATCGGAAGTACTCGCAGTAAGGGCGAACTGCGCGACAGCCCGTGAGCCGGGACGCCGGGCGAAATCAACGTTAAAGTTCAACAGCACTAGAGACGGCCCGGTATTCGCGGCGGCCCGCCGATCCGCTCGACGGCGTCTCTCTTGTCGCGGAATATCTCGTTCCGGCAGTCGGCGGCGACCGCAGAACAGCAACGACTGGCGCTGCTCGACTCGAGCGCTACGAGCGGAACCGTGTGGCCACAGCCGCTGGTGGGAAGGGAACCGCGTTGAGGCGCGCAAAGCGCTGACAGGCCGGGAACTTTTTTTGAAACCAAAGCTTTGTACGGAAGTTAATTGTAGGAATGAACAATGAAGAAGAACAATATCCTGATTCTCGTTACCGGCGCCGCCGGCAAAACCGGCGCCCCGGTTGTCGAACAGATGCTCAATCGCGGATTCCCCGTCCGGGCGCTCGTCCGTCGCAATGATGAGCGGTCGGCGCGGCTCGAAGCGTTGGGCGCTGAGATCATAGTCGGCGACCTGCACGATCTGAAATCGATGCGCACGGCGATGCAGAACGTCAAGCGCGTCTACTTCGTTTATCCGCCGCAAGGTGAGCTGCTAGTGGAAGCCACCACAATCGTCGCCGTTGCCGCCCGGGATGCGGGCGTCGAGGTACTGGTCAACATGTCGCAGATCTCGGCGCGGGAAGACTCCAAGAGTCCGCTGGCACGCCAGCACTGGCTGTCGGAGAACATCTTCGACTGGGCCGACATCGATGCGGTGCACGTGCGGCCGACGTTCTTTGCGGAGAACCTGCTCATGTTCGGCGCGGCGACGGTGGCCACCGAGGGCAAGCTCTACCTGCCTTACGGCACCGAGAAGCACGCGCCAGTCGCCGCCGCCGACATCGCCCGTGTGGTAGTCGGCATCCTGGCCGACCCGGCAGGACACGTTGGCGAGCGCTACATCGTCACCGGACCCCGCAACCTATCGCTGACCGAAATAGCCGGCGTGCTATCGCAGGAGCTGGGCAATCCCGTCGAGTACGTCGACTTGCCGGTGGATGCCTGGGGCGAGGTGCTCGCCGGAGTTGAAGGCATGACCGATTCGCTGGTGACCCACCTCAAGGCAGTGGCCGTCGATCACCAGAACGGAATCTTCCGCGGCGAGACCGACGTCGTCGAGCGGATTGGCGGTCAGCCGTCTCAGGCGCTGGACTCGTTCATCCGCGAGCACCGGGCCGTCTTCGGTGCGGCCGAAGCGGTCGTGTCGTGAACCAACACAGCCAGGGCCCTGACCAGGAACTCGATCAAAGTGAACCCCTTAGGATCCCAAGTGGCTCGCGCCAGAGGGCAAGCGCCAGCGAAGAGAGACCTCCCGTGACCGCCTTAGCAGAACGCGATAAATCTCAGACCGCCCCGGGCGTGGGCCCGGTCGTCACCGCGATCGTGATCCTTTGGCTAGCCGGCGTGGTCGTCGCCCACTACGCCGGCCTGCTGCGTACGCCGCCGGGCAGCCCGCCAATCCCTATCTTCATCGCAGTGACGTTCCCGATCGCGATCTTCTTCGCCGCCTACCGGGCGATCCCGCGCTTCCAGGCGGCGGTGCTCGGCGTCGATATCGGACTCGTCACCAGCTTCCAGGCCTGGCGCGTCGCCGGGTTCGTGTTCCTGCCGCTCCTCGTCTTCGGCCATCTGCCGGGCCTATTCGCGTGGCCGGCAGGGTTAGGAGACGTCGCGGTCGGCCTCGCGGCACCCTTGGTCGCCTGGCGCGTGGTCCGTGACGCGAGCTTTGCTACGACCGGCGCCTTCGCCACCTTCCACTGGCTCGGCATACTTGATGCCTCGGTCGCTCTCGGCACCTTCGCGCTCGCCTCGGGGCTCATCCCGGGCCTGACCAACCCGACGACCGTGGCGATGGCGGAGATGCCGCTCTCGCTGATCCCCGGCTTTTTGGTGCCCGCCTTTTTGATCCTGCACGCGGTCGCGCTCTTGAAAGCGCGCGCCTTGCGATGGGGCGCTGTGGTGGCGTCATGAACCCGCACAGCGGGCGGCTGGAACCCGGTTACAGAGCTCGTGGGATCCGTGCGCGAGTTCACCGTTTCGTCCGTTGGACGTGGCCAACATTGGCGTCGCACTGGTCAAATGCATTTCAGGATCACTCTGCTGGCGTTGTGTCCCGGTGCGCCGGTGACGCCGCCGCCGGGGTGTGCCGCTGAGCCGGCGATGAACAGGTTTT is part of the Armatimonadota bacterium genome and harbors:
- a CDS encoding NmrA family NAD(P)-binding protein gives rise to the protein MKKNNILILVTGAAGKTGAPVVEQMLNRGFPVRALVRRNDERSARLEALGAEIIVGDLHDLKSMRTAMQNVKRVYFVYPPQGELLVEATTIVAVAARDAGVEVLVNMSQISAREDSKSPLARQHWLSENIFDWADIDAVHVRPTFFAENLLMFGAATVATEGKLYLPYGTEKHAPVAAADIARVVVGILADPAGHVGERYIVTGPRNLSLTEIAGVLSQELGNPVEYVDLPVDAWGEVLAGVEGMTDSLVTHLKAVAVDHQNGIFRGETDVVERIGGQPSQALDSFIREHRAVFGAAEAVVS